In Jeotgalibaca arthritidis, a single genomic region encodes these proteins:
- the pth gene encoding aminoacyl-tRNA hydrolase, giving the protein MKMIIGLGNPGPKYTNTKHNIGFITLDEWAYQNNTSFNKNKFDALYLEERVKGEKILFIKPMTYMNDSGRAVRPFMDYFDVDIDELVVVYDDMDMPVGRIRLRQKGSAGGHNGIKSLIQHIGTQEFNRIRVGVGRPPANMSVVQHVLSPFPEEEHGDVLFSVKESVKAIDDFISGDDFLSTMNKFNQRK; this is encoded by the coding sequence ATGAAAATGATCATCGGCTTGGGCAATCCAGGACCTAAATACACCAATACGAAACACAATATTGGTTTTATAACCTTAGATGAATGGGCTTATCAGAATAATACAAGCTTTAATAAAAATAAATTTGATGCACTTTATTTAGAAGAACGGGTAAAGGGTGAAAAAATACTCTTTATTAAACCGATGACCTACATGAACGATTCGGGTCGCGCTGTTCGACCGTTTATGGACTACTTTGATGTGGACATTGACGAGTTAGTCGTTGTCTATGATGATATGGATATGCCGGTTGGACGTATTCGTCTTCGCCAAAAGGGAAGCGCTGGCGGCCATAATGGTATTAAGAGTTTAATTCAACATATTGGGACACAAGAGTTTAACCGTATTCGAGTAGGGGTTGGTAGACCACCAGCAAATATGTCAGTGGTTCAACATGTGCTCAGTCCTTTCCCAGAAGAGGAACATGGAGATGTTCTATTTTCAGTAAAAGAGAGCGTTAAAGCTATTGATGATTTTATTAGCGGCGACGATTTTCTCTCTACTATGAATAAATTTAATCAACGCAAGTAG
- a CDS encoding L-lactate dehydrogenase: MVETKRKNSQKIILIGDGAVGSSYAFALVTQNIGRELGIIDMNVAKTEGDAIDLSDALAFTSPKHIYAATYADCKDADLIVLTAGAAQKPGETRLDLISKNLKIFKSIIDQVMATGFDGIFLVATNPVDILTYATWKFSGLPASRVIGSGTSLDSARFRQEIARKVNVDARNVHAYILGEHGDTEFPVWSHANIGGLQLYEWIKQNDETVDEDELLEVFYSVRDAAYRIIEKKGATFYGIAVSLARITKAIFNDENAILPLSVYLDGEYGQHDVFIGVPAVINRDGIRKAIEIPLTDVEKGNLQHSADTLRKVIKDSFAELDV, encoded by the coding sequence ATGGTTGAAACAAAACGAAAAAACAGTCAGAAAATAATCCTCATCGGTGACGGTGCCGTTGGTTCTAGTTACGCATTTGCACTTGTGACACAAAATATTGGTCGTGAACTAGGTATCATTGATATGAACGTTGCTAAAACAGAAGGCGACGCGATTGATTTATCTGATGCTCTTGCTTTTACAAGTCCTAAACATATCTATGCAGCCACTTACGCTGATTGTAAAGATGCTGATTTAATTGTTTTAACAGCCGGCGCAGCTCAAAAGCCTGGTGAAACACGCCTTGATTTAATTAGTAAAAACCTTAAAATTTTCAAAAGCATTATTGATCAAGTTATGGCAACAGGATTTGATGGTATTTTCTTAGTAGCTACCAATCCCGTTGATATTTTAACTTATGCTACTTGGAAATTCTCTGGTTTACCAGCAAGTCGTGTGATTGGTTCAGGAACGTCTCTTGATAGCGCACGCTTCCGCCAAGAAATTGCCCGTAAAGTCAATGTCGATGCTCGTAATGTTCATGCTTATATTTTAGGTGAGCACGGCGACACTGAGTTCCCCGTTTGGTCACATGCTAATATTGGTGGCTTGCAACTGTATGAATGGATTAAACAAAATGATGAAACAGTTGATGAAGATGAATTGCTAGAAGTCTTTTATTCTGTTCGTGATGCAGCTTACCGTATTATTGAGAAAAAAGGCGCTACTTTCTATGGTATTGCCGTTTCGCTAGCTCGTATTACAAAAGCGATTTTCAATGATGAGAATGCGATTTTACCGCTCTCTGTTTATTTAGATGGTGAGTACGGTCAACATGATGTCTTCATCGGTGTCCCTGCCGTTATTAACCGCGACGGGATTAGAAAAGCAATCGAAATTCCGTTGACGGACGTTGAAAAGGGTAACTTGCAACATTCTGCTGATACACTTCGTAAAGTCATTAAGGATTCTTTCGCAGAACTTGATGTTTAA
- a CDS encoding ribose-phosphate diphosphokinase: protein MTEQYKDPKLKIFSLSSNLPLAEKIAKEVGVELGVVSSTQFSDGEVKINIDESIRGAHVYIIQSTSYPVNDHLMELLIMIDALRRASAKTINVVLPYYGYARQDRKAQSREPITAKLVANMITMAGADRVLALDLHAPQIQGFFDMPVDHLLGSPLLANYFLDNDKLNSDDVVVVSPDHGGVTRARKLAEFIHAPIAIIDKRRPKANVAEVMNIIGDVKGKKCILIDDMIDTAGTITLAAQALQDAGAVEVYACCTHAVLSGPAMDRLENSVIKEVIVTDSINLPEEKMTPKLVQVSVAQLIAEAIKRIHENRSVSPLFQEKFRMLD from the coding sequence ATAACAGAACAGTATAAAGACCCAAAATTGAAGATTTTTTCTTTGAGTTCCAATTTACCATTGGCTGAAAAAATCGCAAAAGAAGTAGGCGTGGAATTAGGCGTAGTATCTTCAACACAATTTAGTGATGGAGAAGTCAAAATCAACATCGATGAAAGTATTCGTGGGGCACATGTGTACATTATTCAATCAACAAGTTACCCAGTTAACGACCATTTGATGGAGCTATTGATTATGATCGATGCATTGAGACGTGCAAGTGCAAAAACAATTAACGTGGTATTACCATACTATGGTTATGCACGTCAGGATCGTAAAGCACAATCACGTGAGCCAATTACAGCGAAACTAGTTGCGAACATGATTACGATGGCTGGAGCGGATCGTGTGTTAGCATTAGACTTACACGCACCACAAATCCAAGGGTTCTTTGATATGCCGGTTGACCACTTACTAGGATCACCATTATTAGCAAACTATTTCTTAGACAATGATAAGTTAAATTCTGACGATGTTGTTGTTGTATCACCTGATCATGGTGGTGTGACACGCGCACGTAAGTTAGCAGAATTCATCCATGCACCAATCGCTATTATCGATAAACGTCGTCCTAAAGCGAACGTTGCAGAAGTGATGAACATCATCGGAGATGTTAAAGGTAAAAAATGTATCTTGATTGATGACATGATTGATACTGCTGGTACGATTACACTTGCTGCTCAAGCTTTACAAGATGCAGGTGCAGTTGAAGTATACGCGTGCTGTACGCATGCTGTTTTATCAGGACCTGCTATGGATCGTTTAGAAAATTCTGTTATTAAAGAAGTTATTGTGACAGATTCAATTAATCTGCCAGAAGAAAAAATGACACCTAAACTGGTTCAAGTTTCAGTTGCACAATTAATTGCAGAAGCAATCAAACGTATCCACGAAAACCGTTCTGTTAGTCCACTATTCCAAGAAAAATTCAGAATGCTAGATTAA
- the glmU gene encoding bifunctional UDP-N-acetylglucosamine diphosphorylase/glucosamine-1-phosphate N-acetyltransferase GlmU, which yields MTKRYAIVLAAGQGTRMKSKLYKVLHQVCGKAMVEHVIDQVEQAGVDKVVTIVGHGAEAVKETVGNRSDYVLQAEQLGTGHAVLQAKPAIGNEKGTTLVICGDTPLLTAETLQKLVDHHEAQQAKATVLSAHAENPFGYGRVIRNADQLVEKIVEQKDSSEEEAKVQEINTGTYVFDNEALFQALAQVKNENAQGEYYLPDVIEIIKAQGDIVSAYQMADMAEALGVNDRVALAEAATLMKNRINEKHMRNGVTIIDPNNTYIESEVVIGSDTIVEAGVSLKGQTVIGQECFIGAHSEIVDSTIGNFVKVTSSMIEQSQMADYSNIGPYSHIRPNSTIGEAVHIGNFVEVKNAVVGKDTKVGHLTYVGDADLGENINVGCGTVFVNYDGAKKHRSTIGDNSFIGCNVNIIAPVDVAKNAFLAAGSTITKDVPEGALGIARSRQENKKGYWGKLPASNNQKG from the coding sequence ATGACGAAACGTTATGCAATTGTTCTTGCAGCTGGTCAAGGGACCAGAATGAAAAGTAAACTTTATAAAGTACTTCACCAAGTTTGTGGGAAGGCAATGGTTGAACATGTGATTGACCAAGTTGAACAAGCAGGAGTCGACAAAGTCGTTACCATCGTTGGTCACGGCGCTGAAGCTGTTAAAGAAACAGTGGGCAATCGTTCTGACTATGTTCTACAAGCAGAACAACTTGGAACAGGCCATGCTGTGTTGCAAGCTAAACCAGCAATTGGCAACGAAAAAGGAACAACATTGGTTATTTGTGGTGATACACCGCTTCTAACTGCTGAAACCTTACAAAAACTAGTTGACCATCACGAAGCACAACAAGCAAAAGCAACCGTACTATCAGCTCATGCAGAAAATCCATTTGGCTATGGCCGAGTGATTCGTAATGCGGACCAACTTGTTGAAAAGATTGTGGAACAAAAAGATTCAAGCGAAGAAGAAGCAAAAGTACAAGAGATCAACACAGGGACTTATGTTTTTGATAATGAGGCTCTTTTCCAGGCGCTTGCTCAAGTTAAAAACGAAAATGCACAAGGTGAATATTATTTACCAGATGTGATTGAAATTATCAAAGCCCAAGGCGATATTGTTTCAGCCTATCAAATGGCTGATATGGCAGAAGCGCTTGGCGTTAATGACCGTGTGGCATTAGCAGAAGCAGCGACTTTAATGAAGAATCGTATTAACGAAAAACATATGCGTAACGGTGTGACAATAATTGATCCCAATAATACTTATATTGAATCAGAAGTTGTGATTGGTTCGGATACCATTGTTGAAGCAGGTGTCTCATTAAAGGGGCAAACCGTTATTGGCCAAGAATGCTTTATTGGTGCACATTCAGAAATTGTTGACTCAACCATTGGTAACTTTGTTAAAGTTACGAGCTCAATGATTGAGCAATCACAAATGGCAGATTACAGTAATATAGGGCCTTACAGCCATATTCGTCCAAACTCGACAATCGGTGAAGCGGTTCATATTGGTAACTTTGTTGAAGTGAAAAACGCAGTTGTCGGTAAAGATACTAAAGTTGGTCATTTAACTTATGTAGGCGATGCTGATTTAGGCGAAAATATTAACGTTGGCTGTGGCACGGTTTTTGTTAACTACGATGGTGCAAAAAAACATCGTTCGACAATCGGTGACAACTCATTTATTGGTTGCAACGTGAATATTATCGCACCAGTTGATGTGGCTAAAAATGCCTTTTTAGCGGCTGGTTCAACCATTACGAAAGACGTTCCAGAAGGAGCACTTGGTATTGCGAGAAGTCGTCAAGAAAACAAAAAAGGTTACTGGGGAAAACTACCGGCTTCAAATAATCAAAAAGGATAG
- the purR gene encoding pur operon repressor: MKIKRSDRLVDMTHYLLNHPHTLISLTYFAQKYKSAKSSISEDLTIIKRTFETNGFGIIETLPGAAGGVRFTPSIPWDEAKDYINHLCDYMTSKERLLPGGYVYLSDILGDPEVLQQIGRIIAAKYKDQNVTAVMTVATKGVPIAQAVANYLNVPFVIVRRDSKITEGSTVSINYVSGSSDRIEKMELSKRSLPSGSRVLIVDDFMKGGGTVNGMRSMIEEFDSETVGVTVFAEAAYTDNKETDDYVSLIRVNEIDLRNRAMKVGLGSYFDE; the protein is encoded by the coding sequence GTGAAAATAAAACGTAGTGATCGACTTGTGGATATGACACATTATTTGTTAAACCATCCTCATACTTTGATTTCTTTAACTTACTTTGCACAAAAATATAAATCAGCTAAATCATCAATTAGTGAAGACTTAACAATTATCAAACGGACATTTGAAACGAATGGTTTCGGAATCATCGAAACACTTCCGGGAGCAGCCGGTGGCGTTCGTTTTACACCGTCTATACCTTGGGACGAAGCAAAAGACTATATCAATCACTTATGTGATTACATGACGTCTAAAGAGCGCTTGTTGCCAGGCGGCTATGTTTACTTGTCAGATATATTAGGCGATCCAGAAGTTCTGCAACAGATTGGTCGTATTATTGCTGCTAAGTATAAGGACCAAAATGTAACGGCTGTAATGACCGTTGCTACAAAAGGGGTACCGATTGCTCAAGCGGTAGCCAACTATTTGAATGTGCCATTTGTGATTGTTAGACGTGATTCAAAAATCACAGAAGGCTCGACAGTCAGCATTAATTATGTGTCTGGTTCATCGGATCGTATTGAAAAAATGGAATTATCTAAACGCAGCTTGCCAAGTGGCTCTCGTGTGCTGATTGTCGACGACTTTATGAAAGGCGGCGGAACCGTTAACGGGATGCGCAGCATGATTGAAGAGTTTGATTCAGAAACAGTAGGTGTAACTGTCTTTGCTGAAGCAGCCTACACAGATAATAAAGAAACTGATGATTACGTATCATTGATTCGTGTGAACGAAATCGATTTGCGTAATCGCGCTATGAAAGTTGGCTTAGGAAGTTATTTTGACGAATAA
- a CDS encoding metal ABC transporter permease has translation MEMFFYGFMQRAFQASTLIGIIAPILGLTLILRRQSLMADTLSHVSLAGIALGILIGVNPTITTIFIVILVAIGIEYLRGVFRGYSEISVAILMSTGMAVALVLMSFVSGRQTANIEQFLFGSIVTIDQSQITTLFMLTLVIVGLYYIFRKPLYVLLFDEDTALTAGLPVRWMSLFISILTGVAISVIMPITGSLLVSAILVLPAAIAMRLVNSFKMVIWTGIAISLIGMYGGLFASYEFGTPPGATITLMFVFLFIVVSIFKSLQKPKKAN, from the coding sequence GTGGAGATGTTTTTCTATGGATTCATGCAAAGAGCATTCCAAGCATCAACATTAATTGGGATTATTGCACCGATATTGGGTCTAACGCTCATTTTACGTCGTCAATCCTTGATGGCAGATACCCTTTCTCATGTTTCACTGGCGGGAATTGCCTTAGGTATTCTAATTGGCGTTAACCCAACGATTACAACTATTTTTATCGTTATTCTAGTAGCGATTGGCATTGAGTATTTAAGGGGCGTCTTTAGAGGCTATTCTGAAATTTCGGTTGCTATTTTAATGTCAACTGGTATGGCAGTGGCGCTAGTCTTAATGAGTTTTGTTTCTGGCCGACAAACGGCTAATATCGAACAGTTCTTATTCGGGTCGATTGTAACCATTGATCAGAGTCAAATTACAACCTTATTTATGCTAACTTTAGTGATTGTCGGACTTTACTATATCTTTAGAAAGCCATTATATGTTTTATTATTTGATGAAGATACAGCCTTAACAGCAGGATTGCCTGTTCGGTGGATGTCATTATTTATTTCTATTTTAACGGGTGTTGCCATTAGTGTGATTATGCCAATCACCGGTTCCTTACTCGTATCAGCTATTTTAGTCTTGCCGGCAGCCATCGCCATGCGATTGGTTAACAGCTTCAAGATGGTAATCTGGACAGGAATTGCGATTAGTTTAATCGGTATGTATGGCGGTTTATTTGCGTCATATGAATTCGGAACGCCACCTGGTGCGACAATCACCTTAATGTTTGTCTTTTTATTTATAGTGGTTAGTATTTTTAAATCCCTTCAAAAACCAAAAAAAGCAAATTAA
- a CDS encoding metal ABC transporter ATP-binding protein — protein sequence MDYINVDHLSFSYDGEPVLEDISFSVEAGEFVILTGENGAAKSTLLKSILGLLHPQKGTATVSKTNIRGEKLMVGYAPQQISSFNIGFPSKVLEFVESGRYQNNRWFKKLDEEDHEHVRKSLESVGMWEMRNKKIGELSGGQKQRIALARIFATDPDLFVLDEPTTGMDKESRERFYGLLRHNSQIHNKAIIMVTHEHEDIKAYMDRQIKLVRKENSPWRCFSMDSCKEHSKHQH from the coding sequence TTGGATTATATTAATGTCGATCATTTATCATTTTCTTATGATGGTGAACCCGTTCTAGAGGATATTAGTTTTTCTGTTGAAGCCGGTGAATTTGTTATTTTAACGGGTGAGAATGGTGCAGCGAAATCAACTTTATTAAAAAGTATTTTAGGCTTGCTACATCCACAAAAAGGAACTGCAACAGTATCGAAAACAAATATTCGTGGTGAGAAATTGATGGTAGGCTATGCGCCACAACAAATTTCATCATTCAATATTGGCTTCCCAAGCAAGGTATTAGAATTTGTTGAGTCTGGCCGCTATCAAAATAATCGTTGGTTTAAAAAACTAGACGAAGAAGATCATGAGCATGTCAGAAAATCCCTTGAATCAGTAGGAATGTGGGAAATGCGTAATAAAAAAATTGGTGAGTTGTCAGGAGGGCAAAAGCAACGGATTGCCCTTGCACGTATTTTTGCAACTGATCCTGATTTATTTGTTCTTGATGAGCCAACGACTGGTATGGATAAGGAGTCGCGCGAACGTTTTTATGGACTTCTTCGTCATAATTCACAGATCCATAATAAAGCTATTATTATGGTAACCCATGAACACGAAGATATTAAGGCTTACATGGACCGTCAAATTAAGCTTGTCAGAAAGGAGAATTCGCCGTGGAGATGTTTTTCTATGGATTCATGCAAAGAGCATTCCAAGCATCAACATTAA
- a CDS encoding metal ABC transporter solute-binding protein, Zn/Mn family, which produces MRRLNKIRTSIVALLATVVLASCQSSNQASPSSEEGLSVVTTFYPVYEFTKQVVGENGTIMNLLSAGQDSHSYEPTPKELAQISEADVFVYSSDYMETWVPDVLATLTDSDVLVIEATAGMDLFENEDDHDHEADDHDHDHDHSHAVDPHVWLDPVLAQDMVAHIAEEISAIDPEQATSYQENTQAYMEELQQLDADYQAAFEGAEHRIFVVQHAAFGYLARRYQLEEMPISSLTSDQEVSPSKMAEIGRFINENDIKAIYYQDSASSKVAETLAAETAVSLEQLSAIEGITTVDLEAGANYMSVMRDNLEALQKTIH; this is translated from the coding sequence ATGAGACGATTAAATAAGATAAGAACAAGTATTGTAGCGTTGTTAGCAACAGTAGTCTTAGCAAGTTGCCAATCTAGCAATCAGGCTAGTCCATCTAGTGAGGAAGGATTATCGGTTGTAACAACATTTTACCCTGTCTATGAATTTACTAAGCAAGTTGTTGGAGAAAATGGTACAATAATGAATCTACTATCAGCAGGACAAGATTCACATAGCTACGAACCAACGCCAAAAGAGTTAGCACAGATTTCTGAAGCGGATGTCTTTGTTTATAGCAGCGATTATATGGAAACGTGGGTGCCCGATGTTCTAGCAACATTAACTGATAGTGATGTCCTCGTCATTGAGGCAACAGCCGGTATGGATTTATTTGAGAACGAAGATGACCATGACCATGAAGCAGATGACCATGATCACGATCATGACCATAGTCATGCAGTGGACCCCCATGTTTGGTTAGATCCTGTATTAGCGCAAGATATGGTTGCGCATATCGCAGAAGAGATTTCAGCTATTGATCCAGAACAAGCAACTAGCTACCAAGAAAATACTCAAGCATATATGGAAGAATTACAACAATTGGATGCTGATTACCAAGCAGCATTTGAAGGGGCAGAGCACCGTATTTTTGTCGTTCAGCACGCGGCATTTGGTTACTTAGCAAGACGCTATCAATTAGAAGAAATGCCCATTTCATCTTTAACATCTGATCAAGAAGTCAGTCCAAGTAAAATGGCTGAAATTGGTCGTTTTATCAATGAAAATGATATCAAAGCCATTTATTATCAAGATTCAGCGAGCTCAAAAGTTGCTGAAACATTAGCTGCTGAAACTGCTGTTTCATTAGAACAGTTAAGTGCGATTGAAGGTATTACAACAGTAGACCTTGAAGCAGGCGCAAATTATATGAGTGTGATGCGCGATAATTTAGAGGCATTACAGAAAACCATTCACTAA
- the ispE gene encoding 4-(cytidine 5'-diphospho)-2-C-methyl-D-erythritol kinase, with translation MEWIERAPAKINLTLDVLYKREDGYHELEMIMSSVDLADHLTFTSLEEDTIEVYTNKAFLPVDKRNHVYQAIKLVKDRYHIKAGIKVEIEKKIPVAAGLGGGSTDAAATLRALNHIWQLGLSVEELIELGMKIGTDVPYSIVGGTAFVSGSGEKVRPIRDLPPCWVILAKPRISVSTRTVFRSLDIEKVDYTPKSKEVEAAIESGDYQKMAQHLSNALEAVTFDRYPQLSQLKDRMLRYGLDGATMSGSGPTIIGFSQNYSRVKRVYNSLRGFCEEVYICRIIK, from the coding sequence ATGGAGTGGATAGAACGAGCGCCAGCGAAAATAAATTTAACGCTTGATGTCTTATACAAGCGAGAAGACGGCTATCATGAATTAGAAATGATTATGTCATCGGTTGATCTTGCTGACCATTTAACATTCACTTCTTTAGAAGAAGATACGATTGAAGTCTACACCAATAAAGCCTTTCTACCAGTTGATAAACGCAACCATGTTTATCAAGCGATTAAACTCGTCAAAGACCGCTATCACATTAAAGCGGGCATTAAAGTTGAGATTGAAAAGAAAATACCTGTTGCAGCTGGCTTAGGTGGTGGTAGCACAGATGCTGCGGCTACTCTACGCGCACTCAACCATATTTGGCAGTTAGGGCTTTCAGTAGAAGAATTGATTGAATTAGGGATGAAAATTGGTACAGATGTACCTTATTCGATTGTAGGTGGAACAGCCTTTGTATCGGGTAGTGGTGAGAAAGTGAGACCAATTAGAGACTTGCCTCCTTGTTGGGTGATTTTAGCTAAACCGAGAATTAGCGTATCAACACGAACCGTTTTTAGATCTTTAGACATTGAAAAAGTTGACTATACACCAAAGTCAAAAGAAGTAGAGGCAGCGATTGAATCTGGTGATTATCAAAAGATGGCGCAACATTTGAGTAATGCACTTGAAGCAGTCACCTTTGATCGTTATCCACAACTCAGCCAACTGAAAGATCGGATGCTACGTTACGGCTTGGACGGAGCGACAATGAGTGGCAGTGGCCCCACTATTATTGGCTTTAGTCAAAATTATTCACGAGTGAAGCGAGTTTATAATAGTTTGCGAGGTTTTTGTGAAGAAGTTTATATTTGCCGTATTATTAAATAG
- a CDS encoding Veg family protein, which yields MPNSLMEIKEELDNRIGKRVLLTAQAGRKRKIERKGILRETYHSVFVVDLDQEENAFKRVSYSYADVLTSSVEISFYDEDSREYA from the coding sequence ATGCCAAATAGTTTGATGGAAATCAAGGAAGAGCTTGACAATCGTATCGGTAAAAGAGTGTTGTTGACGGCCCAAGCGGGAAGAAAGCGTAAAATTGAACGAAAAGGTATTTTACGTGAAACTTATCATTCTGTTTTCGTTGTCGATTTAGATCAAGAAGAGAATGCTTTTAAACGTGTTTCATACAGTTATGCAGATGTTTTGACATCATCGGTAGAAATCTCATTTTACGATGAGGATTCTAGAGAGTACGCATAA
- the rsmA gene encoding 16S rRNA (adenine(1518)-N(6)/adenine(1519)-N(6))-dimethyltransferase RsmA, whose amino-acid sequence MGTNKQKDIATPTRTNQILKKYGLTMKKSLGQNFLIEPSILTNMLEAADIDKDTCVIEIGPGIGALTERLARAAKKVVAFEVDERLKPILKTELADYDNITVIFQDILQANVRDIIAEHFEEGDRIVVAANLPYYITTPIIMNFIEANLPIDTFVMMMQKEVAQRMTAQPSSKNYGSLTIAIDYYTEAEIATIVPRRVFVPQPNVDSAVLKLSRRDEVKVAVEDEKLFFQLTRGSFQQRRKTLWNNLLSLFGKTDDIKDMLTASLEAAGIEASRRAETLSIEEFANLANQITAYRMNH is encoded by the coding sequence ATGGGAACAAATAAACAAAAAGATATTGCAACACCAACAAGAACGAATCAAATTTTAAAAAAATATGGCTTAACCATGAAAAAAAGTTTAGGTCAAAACTTTTTAATTGAACCAAGTATTTTAACAAATATGCTTGAAGCGGCTGATATCGATAAAGATACATGTGTGATTGAGATTGGACCAGGTATTGGTGCCTTAACAGAACGTTTAGCACGAGCTGCCAAAAAGGTCGTTGCTTTTGAAGTTGATGAGCGCTTGAAACCAATTTTGAAAACAGAGTTAGCAGACTATGACAATATCACTGTCATTTTCCAAGATATTTTACAAGCAAATGTAAGAGACATTATTGCAGAGCATTTTGAAGAAGGAGACCGTATTGTAGTAGCAGCCAACTTGCCTTACTATATTACGACGCCGATTATTATGAACTTTATCGAGGCTAATTTGCCTATCGATACCTTTGTTATGATGATGCAAAAAGAAGTGGCTCAGCGTATGACTGCGCAACCAAGCTCTAAAAACTATGGTTCACTAACGATTGCCATTGATTATTATACAGAAGCAGAGATTGCTACTATCGTACCGAGAAGAGTTTTCGTTCCACAACCAAACGTGGATTCAGCAGTCTTAAAACTATCAAGACGTGATGAAGTGAAAGTAGCTGTTGAAGATGAGAAATTGTTCTTCCAGTTAACGAGAGGATCCTTCCAACAACGTCGTAAAACATTGTGGAATAACTTGTTGAGTTTGTTTGGGAAAACAGACGACATAAAGGACATGTTAACAGCTAGTTTAGAAGCAGCTGGTATTGAAGCTAGTCGCCGTGCCGAAACACTGTCTATAGAAGAATTTGCCAACTTAGCTAATCAAATAACAGCCTACCGTATGAACCATTAA
- the rnmV gene encoding ribonuclease M5 has translation MRIKEIIVVEGRDDTKKIKMAVDADTIETNGSAINETVLKEIEKAHALRGVIVLTDPDFPGGKIRETIIQRIPTVKHAFVRKEDCQSPKGGSLGIEHASPEIIQAALKNVQTPYFETKADQLDSFCLALGLIGQPGSAELRKQLSDLLGIGYANGKQFVKRIRMFQISEEDILTTMAENGIPIPKAVQEEMA, from the coding sequence ATGAGAATAAAAGAAATTATTGTCGTTGAAGGTCGTGACGACACAAAAAAAATAAAGATGGCTGTTGATGCGGATACTATTGAAACAAATGGATCAGCTATTAATGAGACCGTCCTAAAAGAAATTGAAAAAGCACATGCTCTTAGAGGGGTTATTGTATTAACAGATCCTGATTTTCCAGGAGGGAAGATACGGGAAACTATTATTCAGCGTATCCCAACTGTTAAGCATGCCTTTGTGCGCAAAGAGGACTGTCAATCACCGAAAGGCGGTAGTTTAGGGATTGAGCACGCGAGTCCTGAAATCATTCAAGCAGCTCTCAAAAATGTTCAGACCCCTTATTTTGAAACGAAAGCAGATCAACTTGATTCCTTTTGTTTAGCACTAGGATTGATTGGCCAGCCTGGCTCTGCAGAATTAAGAAAACAATTAAGCGATCTATTGGGAATCGGTTATGCCAATGGTAAGCAGTTTGTTAAACGGATCCGAATGTTTCAAATTTCAGAAGAAGATATACTAACGACAATGGCTGAAAATGGAATTCCAATTCCAAAGGCTGTTCAAGAGGAGATGGCATAG